From the genome of Penaeus chinensis breed Huanghai No. 1 chromosome 37, ASM1920278v2, whole genome shotgun sequence, one region includes:
- the LOC125045242 gene encoding zinc finger protein 37 homolog isoform X2, producing the protein MDFTMNMMDNGRAIPTSQAAAVAAMGGQVAYQAHAVSVTPTVSQQTQPQPQPQQPPPPAPAQRGSLHESDGGAGLGGEGKVQELTKDDSQGAFTPPPRVSSVTSHESRVEKGTDTNDFEPLIKVEIRGGIPGLNIGGEKDKNNIVQLHFNSVNEVLHYFSQRSVPQHIDAFNLLTNPDLVRNINPDLVRNHFLYVPNPQEGVRVASNGYSSGGSNSAQTPPAQGGPATSPVVVKQGSSSSGGYSKQGDRRRESGQSSSSTLAPGSLIPRPGVDQSGASFVCWICGLDLQKSLQFEEHMVDQHSVDKPYRCDDCGVTFKRKAHLDRHRRIHLPTRPYQCAVCGKGFTRNEHVRRHSFTHSGEKPYHCPTCNKTFSRREHLTKHLLSHTKPPGPHSPPPGGHPHTPGLATTLLLQTTDQNGRLVTINQGSSGAVPTSVVTTSSSSHHGPSSSGHQGSSGGSGSSRGHNHNGEPVPRPYQCGVCGKAFIRNEHLRRHVLTHSGEKPHACTTCGKAFSRREHLTKHMRSHIKPSASGSTQSSSQASHGSIQVGVSGSAATPQATLTVAQSAAVSLPTASVVASSAAHQQPPPGVAHTVAASHGTPVAHAAHLPPGTHYLPMFGLLAEVV; encoded by the exons ATGGACTTCACAATGAACATGATGGATAATGGTCGGGCCATCCCTACGTCTCAGGCCGCTGCCGTGGCTGCCATGGGTGGTCAGGTCGCTTACCAGGCGCACGCCGTGAGTGTGACCCCCACGGTCAGCCAGCAAAcgcagccacagccacagccgcAACAGCCACCCCCGCCAGCACCGGCACAGCGAGGCAGCCTGCACGAGAGTGACGGTGGGGCGGGactggggggggagggcaaggtcCAGGAGTTGACCAAGGACGACTCTCAGGGggccttcacccccccaccccgggTCTCTTCCGTCACGTCACACGAAAGTCGTGTTGAGAAGGGTACCGACACCAATGACTTTGAACCACTGATCAAGGTTGAGATTAGAGGGGGGATTCCGGGGCTCAATATTGGCGGCGAGAAGGACAAAAATAACATTGTCCAGTTACACTTCAACAGTGTCAACGAGGTGTTGCATTACTTTTCGCAGCGGTCAGTGCCACAGCACATTGATGCCTTCAATCTTCTCACCAACCCAGACCTGGTGCGCAATATCAACCCCGACCTGGTGCGCAACCACTTCCTGTACGTGCCCAACCCTCAGGAGGGGGTACGGGTGGCCTCCAACGGTTACAGCTCAGGCGGCTCCAACTCGGCCCAGACCCCTCCGGCCCAGGGGGGGCCTGCCACCTCACCTGTAGTCGTCAAGCAAGGCTCCAGCAGCAGTGGGGGCTACAGCAAGCAGGGGGACCGACGGCGGGAGTCTGGCCAGTCGAGCTCCAGCACCCTTGCGCCTGGCTCCCTCATACCCCGGCCAGGAGTAGACCAGTCAGGAGCATCTTTTGTCTGCTGGATCTGTGGCTTGGATCTGCAGAAATCTCTGCAGTTTGAGGAACACATGGTGGATCAACATAGTGTGGATAAACCCTACCGGTGCGATGACTGTGGAGTCACTTTCAAGCGCAAGGCGCACTTGGACCGGCACCGACGGATCCACTTGCCCACACGGCCCTACCAGTGTGCAGTGTGTGGCAAGGGCTTCACGCGAAATGAGCACGTGCGCCGCCACTCCTTCACCCACTCAGGAGAGAAACCCTATCACTGCCCCACCTGCAACAAGACCTTCTCACGGCGGGAGCACCTCACCAAGCACCTGCTGAGTCACACCAAGCCTCCAGGTCCTCACAGTCCTCCTCCAGGCGGTCATCCTCACACCCCAG GTTTGGCCACAACGCTACTGCTGCAAACCACGGACCAGAATGGGCGGCTGGTAACCATCAACCAAGGGAGCAGTGGAGCTGTGCCCACCTCTGTGGTGACCACCTCGTCCAGCAGCCACCATGGACCCAGCAGCAGTGGCCACCAGGGCAGTAGTGGTGGCAGTGGCTCATCACGCGGCCACAACCACAATGGGGAGCCGGTGCCACGCCCCTaccagtgtggtgtgtgtggcaaGGCTTTCATCCGCAATGAGCACCTGCGGCGCCACGTACTGACCCACTCGGGCGAGAAGCCACATGCCTGCACCACTTGTGGCAAGGCTTTCTCACGCAGGGAGCATCTCACCAAGCACATGCGCTCACACATAAAGCCCTCAGCCAGTGGTTCAACCCAGTCCAGCTCACAGGCCAGCCACGGTTCCATCCAAGTGGGCGTTTCAGGAAGTGCAGCAACACCCCAGGCTACCCTCACCGTGGCGCAGTCGGCGGCTGTCTCCCTCCCTACTGCAAGTGTTGTGGCCTCCAGTGCAGCCCACCAGCAACCTCCGCCAGGTGTAGCTCACACGGTGGCTGCCTCGCATGGCACACCTGTGGCCCACGCCGCACACCTCCCCCCTGGCACACACTACCTTCCCATGTTTGGCCTCCTGGCAGAAGTCGTGTGA
- the LOC125045242 gene encoding zinc finger protein 8-like isoform X1: MDFTMNMMDNGRAIPTSQAAAVAAMGGQVAYQAHAVSVTPTVSQQTQPQPQPQQPPPPAPAQRGSLHESDGGAGLGGEGKVQELTKDDSQGAFTPPPRVSSVTSHESRVEKGTDTNDFEPLIKVEIRGGIPGLNIGGEKDKNNIVQLHFNSVNEVLHYFSQRSVPQHIDAFNLLTNPDLVRNINPDLVRNHFLYVPNPQEGVRVASNGYSSGGSNSAQTPPAQGGPATSPVVVKQGSSSSGGYSKQGDRRRESGQSSSSTLAPGSLIPRPGVDQSGASFVCWICGLDLQKSLQFEEHMVDQHSVDKPYRCDDCGVTFKRKAHLDRHRRIHLPTRPYQCAVCGKGFTRNEHVRRHSFTHSGEKPYHCPTCNKTFSRREHLTKHLLSHTKPPGPHSPPPGGHPHTPGEYEYMCSSPAESPNPPQPQLTATTVSAITSLGGAAQIPSSLLHAAVPQLLPPSSAHSSKHQQPHHRLAAHHSQGLATTLLLQTTDQNGRLVTINQGSSGAVPTSVVTTSSSSHHGPSSSGHQGSSGGSGSSRGHNHNGEPVPRPYQCGVCGKAFIRNEHLRRHVLTHSGEKPHACTTCGKAFSRREHLTKHMRSHIKPSASGSTQSSSQASHGSIQVGVSGSAATPQATLTVAQSAAVSLPTASVVASSAAHQQPPPGVAHTVAASHGTPVAHAAHLPPGTHYLPMFGLLAEVV, encoded by the exons ATGGACTTCACAATGAACATGATGGATAATGGTCGGGCCATCCCTACGTCTCAGGCCGCTGCCGTGGCTGCCATGGGTGGTCAGGTCGCTTACCAGGCGCACGCCGTGAGTGTGACCCCCACGGTCAGCCAGCAAAcgcagccacagccacagccgcAACAGCCACCCCCGCCAGCACCGGCACAGCGAGGCAGCCTGCACGAGAGTGACGGTGGGGCGGGactggggggggagggcaaggtcCAGGAGTTGACCAAGGACGACTCTCAGGGggccttcacccccccaccccgggTCTCTTCCGTCACGTCACACGAAAGTCGTGTTGAGAAGGGTACCGACACCAATGACTTTGAACCACTGATCAAGGTTGAGATTAGAGGGGGGATTCCGGGGCTCAATATTGGCGGCGAGAAGGACAAAAATAACATTGTCCAGTTACACTTCAACAGTGTCAACGAGGTGTTGCATTACTTTTCGCAGCGGTCAGTGCCACAGCACATTGATGCCTTCAATCTTCTCACCAACCCAGACCTGGTGCGCAATATCAACCCCGACCTGGTGCGCAACCACTTCCTGTACGTGCCCAACCCTCAGGAGGGGGTACGGGTGGCCTCCAACGGTTACAGCTCAGGCGGCTCCAACTCGGCCCAGACCCCTCCGGCCCAGGGGGGGCCTGCCACCTCACCTGTAGTCGTCAAGCAAGGCTCCAGCAGCAGTGGGGGCTACAGCAAGCAGGGGGACCGACGGCGGGAGTCTGGCCAGTCGAGCTCCAGCACCCTTGCGCCTGGCTCCCTCATACCCCGGCCAGGAGTAGACCAGTCAGGAGCATCTTTTGTCTGCTGGATCTGTGGCTTGGATCTGCAGAAATCTCTGCAGTTTGAGGAACACATGGTGGATCAACATAGTGTGGATAAACCCTACCGGTGCGATGACTGTGGAGTCACTTTCAAGCGCAAGGCGCACTTGGACCGGCACCGACGGATCCACTTGCCCACACGGCCCTACCAGTGTGCAGTGTGTGGCAAGGGCTTCACGCGAAATGAGCACGTGCGCCGCCACTCCTTCACCCACTCAGGAGAGAAACCCTATCACTGCCCCACCTGCAACAAGACCTTCTCACGGCGGGAGCACCTCACCAAGCACCTGCTGAGTCACACCAAGCCTCCAGGTCCTCACAGTCCTCCTCCAGGCGGTCATCCTCACACCCCAGGTGAGTATGAGTACATGTGCTCCTCACCTGCGGAATCACCCAACCCCCCCCAGCCACAGCTGACGGCGACGACAGTCTCAGCCATCACATCCCTGGGAGGGGCAGCACAGATCCCGTCCAGCCTCCTGCATGCGGCTGTGCCCCAGCTCCTGCCGCCCTCCTCGGCCCACAGTTCCAAGCACCAGCAGCCCCACCACCGCCTGGCTGCCCACCATAGTCAAG GTTTGGCCACAACGCTACTGCTGCAAACCACGGACCAGAATGGGCGGCTGGTAACCATCAACCAAGGGAGCAGTGGAGCTGTGCCCACCTCTGTGGTGACCACCTCGTCCAGCAGCCACCATGGACCCAGCAGCAGTGGCCACCAGGGCAGTAGTGGTGGCAGTGGCTCATCACGCGGCCACAACCACAATGGGGAGCCGGTGCCACGCCCCTaccagtgtggtgtgtgtggcaaGGCTTTCATCCGCAATGAGCACCTGCGGCGCCACGTACTGACCCACTCGGGCGAGAAGCCACATGCCTGCACCACTTGTGGCAAGGCTTTCTCACGCAGGGAGCATCTCACCAAGCACATGCGCTCACACATAAAGCCCTCAGCCAGTGGTTCAACCCAGTCCAGCTCACAGGCCAGCCACGGTTCCATCCAAGTGGGCGTTTCAGGAAGTGCAGCAACACCCCAGGCTACCCTCACCGTGGCGCAGTCGGCGGCTGTCTCCCTCCCTACTGCAAGTGTTGTGGCCTCCAGTGCAGCCCACCAGCAACCTCCGCCAGGTGTAGCTCACACGGTGGCTGCCTCGCATGGCACACCTGTGGCCCACGCCGCACACCTCCCCCCTGGCACACACTACCTTCCCATGTTTGGCCTCCTGGCAGAAGTCGTGTGA